In Aspergillus nidulans FGSC A4 chromosome II, a single window of DNA contains:
- a CDS encoding uncharacterized protein (transcript_id=CADANIAT00004910), with the protein MFPWNTPGNLRDRRCARDIAMELDMIPLLEPYHDLFYQLPYHYFYYYAFSLASSLLISTCIDQRNLKQRQLFSAPNLLLHSYRPSRFHSPAILDFIITYFRYFIPPMERARAHCTNFFCNSALRYNAILSAGTRGYLIFTRVQGPLP; encoded by the coding sequence ATGTTCCCCTGGAACACTCCAGGGAACCTGCGCGACCGTCGTTGCGCTAGGGACATCGCAATGGAATTGGATATGATACCACTCTTGGAACCTTACCACGACCTTTTCTATCAGCTACCTTACCATTACTTTTACTACTACGCCTTTTCACTCGCTTCTTCGCTTTTAATCTCGACTTGCATAGACCAGCGCAATCTCAAGCAACGACAATTGTTTTCGGCGCCTAATCTTTTACTTCATTCTTATCGACCTTCTCGGTTTCACTCTCCGGCTATTCTCGATTTCATCATCACCTATTTTCGCTATTTCATTCCACCAATGGAGCGAGCGCGGGCGCATTGCACCAACTTCTTCTGCAATAGCGCTCTCAGATACAACGCAATCCTGTCTGCCGGTACCCGCGGGTATTTGATCTTCACTCGGGTGCAGGGGCCCCTGCCTTGA